A genomic stretch from Spiroplasma endosymbiont of Clivina fossor includes:
- a CDS encoding IS256 family transposase, translated as MKKEPDAIDKVVDYFLENIDNPQDLFKGNTIFQEFTKKLTERMLNTEIKDYLETDENHNKRNGNTQKTIITKNGSIAIDVPRDGNSTFEPVIIPKRQRRFDNFDQKVISLYARGMTISDIKAQLQEFYHGAEISESLISQITDDVIEEVKMWQTKPLEKIYPIVYFDCIVVKVKQDKRIINKAVYLALGINLDGLKDILGMWISENEGTKFWLNNLTEMKNRGLQDILVACSDNLTGMSDAIEAVFPKTQHQLCIVHQIRNSLKFVPYKDRKLVANDLKSIYTAINEEIAVVALDHFSEKWNKKYPQITKSWKNNWNNLIIFLEYPQEFRRIIYTTNAIESVNSQLRKVIKNKKIFPNDASVFKIFYLAFQNMVKKWTMPIQNWVLILSKTLDIYWIYLILGIFLIW; from the coding sequence ATAAAAAAAGAACCTGATGCAATTGATAAAGTTGTTGATTATTTTTTAGAAAATATTGATAATCCACAAGATTTATTTAAAGGCAATACTATTTTTCAGGAATTTACCAAAAAATTAACTGAACGAATGTTAAATACGGAAATTAAAGATTATCTTGAAACTGATGAGAATCATAATAAAAGAAATGGCAACACACAAAAAACCATTATTACTAAAAATGGTTCAATCGCAATTGATGTACCAAGAGATGGAAATAGTACTTTTGAACCAGTAATTATTCCGAAAAGACAAAGAAGATTTGATAACTTTGATCAAAAAGTAATTTCTTTATATGCAAGAGGAATGACAATTTCTGATATCAAAGCACAATTGCAAGAATTCTATCACGGAGCAGAAATTTCAGAAAGTTTAATTAGTCAAATAACTGATGATGTTATTGAAGAAGTTAAAATGTGACAAACTAAACCTTTAGAGAAGATTTATCCGATTGTTTATTTTGATTGTATTGTTGTTAAAGTAAAGCAAGATAAACGAATAATAAATAAAGCAGTTTATCTTGCCTTAGGAATTAATTTAGATGGTTTAAAAGATATTTTAGGAATGTGAATTAGCGAGAATGAGGGAACCAAATTTTGACTTAATAATCTTACGGAAATGAAAAATCGTGGGTTACAAGATATTCTTGTTGCTTGTAGCGATAATTTAACTGGAATGTCTGATGCAATAGAAGCTGTGTTCCCAAAAACACAGCACCAATTATGCATCGTTCATCAAATTCGTAATAGTTTAAAATTTGTCCCTTACAAAGATCGCAAACTTGTAGCTAATGATTTAAAATCAATTTATACAGCAATTAATGAAGAAATAGCGGTAGTTGCTTTAGATCATTTTTCAGAAAAATGAAATAAAAAGTATCCACAAATTACTAAATCATGAAAAAATAACTGAAATAATTTAATAATTTTTCTTGAATATCCTCAAGAATTTAGAAGGATTATTTACACAACTAATGCGATTGAATCTGTTAATAGTCAACTAAGAAAAGTCATTAAGAATAAAAAGATTTTTCCTAATGACGCATCAGTTTTTAAAATATTTTATTTAGCATTTCAAAATATGGTTAAGAAATGAACGATGCCAATTCAAAATTGGGTTTTAATTTTGTCGAAAACTCTTGATATTTATTGAATATACTTAATTTTAGGTATATTTTTAATATGATAG
- a CDS encoding IS1/IS1595 family N-terminal zinc-binding domain-containing protein, protein MEKIIQELVNTLTDDQFLEFYKKVKQQAELIKKQKRLNEIDQKFRAQGIKCPKCESYRCVKNGHNSEGKQKYLCKNCRASG, encoded by the coding sequence ATGGAAAAAATAATTCAAGAACTAGTAAATACTTTAACAGATGATCAATTTTTAGAATTTTATAAAAAAGTCAAACAACAAGCAGAATTAATAAAAAAACAAAAACGTTTAAATGAAATTGATCAAAAATTTAGAGCGCAAGGTATTAAATGCCCTAAATGTGAATCTTACCGTTGCGTTAAAAATGGACATAATTCAGAAGGAAAACAAAAATATTTATGTAAAAATTGCCGTGCAAGTGGATAG
- a CDS encoding transposase, with translation MGNKTSYSEEFKKQIVMLYKNGKSVINLGKEYNLPKPTIYSWVKNYNNSGSFKAKDNRTVEENELIYLRKENQQLRMENDILKQAALIIGKK, from the coding sequence ATGGGAAATAAAACCTCATACTCTGAAGAATTTAAAAAACAAATTGTAATGCTATACAAAAATGGCAAAAGTGTTATTAATTTAGGGAAAGAATATAATTTACCAAAACCAACTATTTATAGTTGAGTTAAAAATTATAATAATTCTGGGTCATTTAAAGCAAAAGATAATCGCACTGTCGAAGAAAATGAATTAATTTACTTGCGAAAAGAAAACCAACAATTACGAATGGAAAATGACATTTTAAAGCAAGCAGCACTGATAATCGGCAAAAAATAA
- a CDS encoding IS3 family transposase: MRKICKILGLLKSTYYYQTNKCTKFDINNYEQEVISAFNKSRKIYGARKIKAVLIRKNIILSRRKIRFIMIKNNLVSKYTKLKYRNHEKTVNNDQINNVLNRQFNDQKPNEVVVSDLTYVQVGTKWH, translated from the coding sequence GTGAGGAAAATATGTAAGATTTTAGGTTTACTAAAATCAACATATTATTATCAAACTAATAAATGCACTAAGTTTGATATTAATAATTATGAACAAGAAGTTATCAGTGCATTTAATAAAAGTCGTAAGATTTATGGTGCTCGTAAAATTAAAGCTGTTTTAATAAGAAAAAATATCATCTTATCACGACGAAAAATCCGATTCATTATGATCAAAAATAATTTGGTTTCTAAATACACCAAATTAAAATATCGTAATCATGAAAAAACAGTTAATAATGACCAAATTAATAATGTTTTAAATCGTCAATTTAATGACCAAAAACCCAATGAAGTTGTTGTTAGTGATTTAACATATGTTCAAGTTGGTACTAAATGACATTAG
- a CDS encoding transposase family protein: MKFKKNNQISDKNFLRLTGIKHTTFNKMLEILKIEELKKRFRRGRTNKLSLENRILMTLEYWREYRTYFHIAKSYDISESSCYRNIKWIEDTLIKHPNFQQLTGQKSLLKDYFKDKTVIIDVTESQIQRPKKDKNSTTQEKRKNTQ; encoded by the coding sequence ATGAAATTTAAAAAAAATAATCAAATAAGTGATAAAAATTTTTTAAGATTAACTGGTATTAAACATACTACTTTTAATAAAATGCTAGAAATTTTAAAAATAGAAGAATTAAAAAAGAGATTTCGTCGCGGAAGAACCAATAAATTATCATTAGAAAATCGTATTTTAATGACTTTAGAATATTGAAGAGAATATAGAACTTATTTTCATATTGCAAAAAGTTATGATATTAGTGAAAGTAGTTGTTATAGAAATATCAAATGAATTGAAGACACTTTAATAAAACACCCTAATTTTCAACAACTTACTGGTCAAAAATCACTATTAAAAGATTATTTCAAAGATAAGACTGTTATAATTGATGTAACTGAAAGCCAAATCCAACGCCCAAAAAAAGACAAAAACAGCACTACTCAGGAAAAAAGAAAAAACACACAATAA
- a CDS encoding transposase family protein gives MKTQVIIEKDSKKIISSDFSYGKNHDFKILKDSKIKFLPETTVLVDLGYQGIQKINHNVLIPKRKSKKNPLNKEEKQNNERISKMRIVIENVFAILKKFKIISEKYRNRRKRFALRFNLIASIYNLQLLV, from the coding sequence ATAAAAACACAAGTTATAATTGAAAAAGATAGTAAAAAAATTATTAGTTCTGATTTTTCTTATGGTAAAAACCATGACTTTAAAATTTTAAAAGATTCAAAAATTAAATTTTTACCAGAAACAACTGTTTTAGTGGATTTAGGTTATCAAGGCATACAAAAAATTAATCATAATGTTTTAATTCCTAAAAGAAAATCAAAGAAAAACCCTTTAAATAAAGAAGAAAAGCAAAATAATGAGCGAATTTCAAAAATGAGAATTGTTATTGAAAATGTTTTTGCTATACTTAAAAAATTTAAAATTATTAGTGAAAAATATCGAAATCGTAGAAAAAGATTTGCTTTAAGATTTAATTTAATAGCTTCAATTTATAATTTACAACTATTAGTTTAA